In a genomic window of Venatoribacter cucullus:
- the rpsQ gene encoding 30S ribosomal protein S17 — protein MTENTKTVRTLSGRVVSNKMDKSVTVLVERFVKHPIYKKFVKSSSKVMAHDENNECQIGDLVTVKESRPLSKNKTWALVSIDERAAKV, from the coding sequence ATGACTGAGAACACAAAAACTGTTCGCACTCTGTCCGGTCGCGTTGTAAGCAACAAGATGGACAAGTCCGTCACTGTGCTGGTTGAGCGCTTTGTTAAGCATCCGATCTATAAAAAGTTCGTGAAAAGCTCTTCCAAGGTGATGGCACACGATGAGAACAACGAATGCCAGATCGGTGATCTGGTAACCGTTAAAGAGTCACGTCCGCTGTCTAAAAACAAGACATGGGCGTTGGTATCAATCGACGAGCGCGCCGCCAAGGTTTAA
- the rplN gene encoding 50S ribosomal protein L14, producing the protein MIQTQSMLDVADNSGAKRVQCIKVLGGSHRRYAGIGDLIKVSVKEAIPRGKVKKGQVMNAVVVRTKKGVRRPDGSVIRFDVNSAVLLNASLAPIGTRIFGPVTRELRSEQFMKIISLAPEVL; encoded by the coding sequence ATGATTCAAACTCAATCAATGCTTGACGTTGCCGACAACAGCGGCGCGAAACGCGTACAGTGCATTAAAGTACTGGGCGGTTCACATCGTCGCTATGCCGGCATCGGTGATCTGATTAAAGTATCCGTCAAGGAAGCTATTCCGCGCGGTAAAGTGAAAAAAGGTCAGGTAATGAATGCAGTGGTCGTACGCACCAAAAAAGGCGTACGTCGTCCGGACGGATCCGTGATCCGTTTTGATGTAAACTCCGCTGTTCTACTGAACGCATCACTGGCGCCGATCGGTACCCGTATCTTTGGCCCTGTGACTCGTGAGCTGCGCTCTGAGCAGTTCATGAAAATCATTTCCCTGGCACCTGAAGTGCTGTAA
- the rplX gene encoding 50S ribosomal protein L24 yields MLKIRKNDEVVVIAGKDKGKRGKVQKVLADGRLLVSGINMVKKHQKPNPYLQQPGGIIEKETGIQASNVAIWNPKTSKADRVGFKVDGDSKVRIFKSTGDQVDA; encoded by the coding sequence ATGTTAAAGATTCGTAAGAACGACGAAGTAGTAGTTATTGCTGGTAAAGATAAAGGTAAGCGCGGCAAGGTTCAGAAAGTTCTGGCCGATGGTCGTCTGCTGGTGTCCGGCATTAACATGGTGAAAAAACACCAAAAACCAAATCCGTACCTGCAACAGCCGGGCGGCATCATTGAGAAAGAAACTGGTATCCAGGCTTCCAATGTTGCTATCTGGAATCCGAAAACCAGCAAAGCCGACCGTGTTGGCTTTAAGGTAGACGGCGACAGCAAGGTACGTATCTTCAAATCCACTGGCGATCAAGTTGACGCCTGA
- the rplE gene encoding 50S ribosomal protein L5, which produces MSRLKDLYKNEVVAKLQEEFGYKNVMEVPRITKITLNMGVGEALGDKKILDNAVAEMEAIAGQKVVITKARKSVASFKVREGWPIGCKVTLRRDRMWEFMDRLIDVALPRVRDFRGINGKSFDGRGNYSMGVKEQIIFPEIEYDKVDKVRGMDVTITTTAQTNEEGRALLKALQFPFRN; this is translated from the coding sequence ATGTCACGTTTAAAAGACCTGTACAAAAATGAAGTAGTAGCCAAGCTGCAAGAAGAGTTTGGTTACAAAAATGTAATGGAAGTGCCGCGTATCACCAAAATCACCCTGAACATGGGTGTGGGTGAAGCGCTGGGTGATAAGAAAATTCTGGACAATGCCGTGGCCGAAATGGAAGCCATCGCAGGTCAGAAAGTTGTTATTACCAAGGCACGTAAGTCAGTAGCGAGCTTCAAGGTTCGTGAAGGCTGGCCGATTGGCTGTAAAGTTACCCTGCGTCGTGATCGTATGTGGGAATTCATGGACCGTCTGATCGACGTAGCTCTGCCGCGTGTTCGTGACTTCCGTGGTATTAACGGCAAGTCTTTTGACGGCCGTGGTAACTACAGCATGGGTGTGAAAGAGCAGATCATTTTCCCGGAAATTGAATACGATAAAGTAGACAAGGTCCGCGGTATGGATGTGACTATCACCACCACCGCTCAAACCAACGAAGAAGGCCGCGCTCTGCTGAAGGCGCTGCAGTTCCCGTTCCGTAACTAA
- the rpsN gene encoding 30S ribosomal protein S14, with translation MAKISMKNRELKREQLVAKFAAKRAELKAIISNVNSSEEDRWNAQQALQKLPRDSSSSRLQRRCQMTGRPHGVYRKFKLSRIKLREEGMKGNVPGLKKASW, from the coding sequence ATGGCTAAAATTAGCATGAAGAATCGTGAACTGAAGCGTGAACAGCTGGTTGCTAAATTCGCCGCCAAGCGCGCTGAATTAAAAGCGATTATCAGCAACGTGAACTCTTCTGAAGAAGATCGTTGGAATGCACAACAAGCACTGCAAAAACTGCCGCGGGATTCTTCCTCAAGCCGTCTGCAGCGTCGTTGTCAAATGACTGGCCGTCCACACGGTGTTTACCGCAAGTTCAAACTTTCACGGATTAAGTTGCGTGAAGAGGGAATGAAGGGTAATGTGCCGGGCCTGAAAAAAGCTAGTTGGTAA
- the rpsH gene encoding 30S ribosomal protein S8, whose protein sequence is MSMQDTLADMFTRIRNAQQAGHANVSMPSSKIKKSVAQLLEAEGYIGGFSVAGDVKQTMTIDLKYYEGKPVIERIQRVSRPGLRQYRGATELPKVEAGLGVAIVSTSKGVMTDRAARAAGVGGEVIATVF, encoded by the coding sequence ATGAGTATGCAAGATACGTTGGCGGACATGTTCACCCGCATTCGTAATGCCCAGCAAGCTGGTCATGCGAATGTCTCCATGCCGTCTTCAAAAATTAAGAAGTCTGTAGCTCAGCTGCTCGAAGCTGAAGGCTACATTGGCGGTTTCTCCGTCGCTGGTGATGTTAAACAAACCATGACCATCGACCTGAAATACTACGAAGGCAAGCCTGTTATTGAACGCATCCAGCGCGTAAGTCGCCCTGGTCTGCGTCAGTACCGTGGCGCCACAGAACTGCCGAAAGTTGAAGCAGGTCTGGGCGTGGCTATCGTATCCACCTCCAAAGGCGTTATGACTGATCGTGCTGCCCGTGCTGCGGGTGTGGGCGGTGAAGTTATAGCGACTGTATTCTAA
- the rplF gene encoding 50S ribosomal protein L6 gives MSRVAKAPVTIPAGVEVKIAAGKIAIKGKQGQLELDVHSDVEIKQEENVLTFAPRTGEKQANALAGTFRALVNNMVTGVTAGFEKKLVLQGVGYRAKAAGKTLNLSLGFSHPVDYELPEGVSVETPSQTEIVIKGIDKQIVGQVAAEIRGYRPPEPYKGKGVRYADENVRRKEAKKK, from the coding sequence ATGTCCCGCGTTGCTAAGGCTCCCGTAACAATTCCGGCTGGCGTAGAAGTTAAAATCGCCGCCGGCAAAATCGCCATCAAAGGCAAGCAAGGCCAGCTCGAGCTGGATGTACACTCTGATGTTGAAATCAAACAGGAAGAGAATGTACTGACCTTTGCTCCCCGTACTGGTGAAAAACAAGCCAACGCTCTGGCCGGCACTTTCCGTGCCCTGGTAAACAATATGGTTACCGGTGTGACCGCTGGCTTTGAAAAGAAACTGGTTCTGCAGGGCGTTGGTTATCGTGCCAAAGCTGCCGGCAAAACCCTGAATCTGTCCCTGGGCTTCTCTCACCCTGTCGACTACGAACTGCCGGAAGGCGTTTCAGTCGAGACGCCGAGCCAGACCGAGATTGTTATCAAAGGTATTGATAAGCAGATCGTTGGTCAGGTTGCTGCAGAGATCCGTGGCTATCGTCCGCCTGAGCCGTATAAAGGCAAGGGTGTTCGCTATGCTGATGAAAACGTGCGTCGTAAAGAAGCCAAGAAAAAGTAA
- the rplR gene encoding 50S ribosomal protein L18, whose product MNEKKKARLRRAAKTRVNIREKATVRLCVHRTPRHIYAQIISANGATVLATASTVEADLRTEATGNVNAATKVGQLIAERAKAAGVTKVAFDRSGFKYHGRVKALADAARENGLEF is encoded by the coding sequence ATGAATGAGAAGAAAAAAGCTCGTTTGCGCCGTGCTGCCAAAACTCGCGTAAATATTCGTGAAAAAGCCACGGTGCGTCTGTGCGTTCATCGCACGCCCAGACACATTTATGCTCAGATCATCTCTGCCAATGGCGCTACCGTCTTGGCGACTGCTTCCACTGTTGAAGCTGATCTGCGCACTGAAGCGACCGGTAACGTTAATGCAGCCACCAAAGTTGGTCAGCTGATTGCCGAGCGTGCGAAAGCCGCTGGCGTCACTAAAGTTGCATTTGATCGCTCCGGTTTTAAATACCATGGTCGTGTTAAAGCCCTGGCTGACGCGGCTCGTGAAAACGGCCTGGAATTCTAA
- the rpsE gene encoding 30S ribosomal protein S5 — protein MANNERVERNESELQEKLVQVNRVAKVVKGGRIFAFTALTVVGDGNGRVGFGRGKSREVPLAIQKAMEQAKRNMVAVQLDGNTLQYPIRGRHSGAQIYMQPASEGTGIIAGGAMRAVLEMVGVKNVLAKCYGSTNPVNVVRATFDALAHMKSPEQVAAKRGKSVDEILG, from the coding sequence ATGGCAAATAATGAACGCGTAGAACGTAACGAAAGCGAACTGCAGGAAAAGCTGGTTCAGGTGAACCGGGTTGCAAAAGTGGTTAAAGGTGGTCGTATTTTCGCCTTTACCGCTCTGACTGTGGTTGGCGATGGCAACGGTCGTGTGGGTTTCGGTCGCGGTAAATCCCGTGAAGTTCCGCTTGCAATTCAAAAAGCAATGGAACAAGCCAAACGCAACATGGTAGCCGTGCAGCTGGATGGCAACACTCTGCAGTATCCGATCCGTGGTCGTCACTCTGGCGCCCAGATCTACATGCAGCCGGCCTCTGAAGGTACCGGTATCATCGCCGGCGGTGCAATGCGTGCCGTACTGGAGATGGTGGGTGTTAAAAACGTACTGGCCAAATGTTATGGCTCAACCAACCCGGTGAACGTGGTTCGTGCAACTTTTGATGCGCTGGCTCACATGAAATCTCCGGAACAGGTTGCTGCCAAACGTGGCAAATCCGTTGACGAGATCCTGGGGTAA
- the rpmD gene encoding 50S ribosomal protein L30 — MAKKTVKVTLVRSTIGKLPKHRETVKGLGLRRIGHCVELEDTPSVRGMINQVSYMVKVEGE; from the coding sequence ATGGCTAAGAAAACCGTAAAAGTGACCCTGGTTCGCAGCACTATCGGCAAACTGCCGAAGCACCGCGAAACCGTTAAAGGCCTGGGTCTGCGTCGCATTGGTCATTGTGTTGAGCTGGAAGATACTCCTTCCGTGCGCGGCATGATCAACCAAGTTTCTTACATGGTTAAGGTAGAAGGGGAGTAA
- the rplO gene encoding 50S ribosomal protein L15 yields the protein MRLNELSPAPGSKPAGKRVGRGIGSGLGKTGGRGHKGQKSRSGGSVAPGFEGGQMPMHRRLPKFGFVSRKAPYVAEIRLGELALVEGDVVDLAALKAADVIGEKIREARVILSGEVTKAVTVKGLKVTQGAKAAIEAAGGKVED from the coding sequence ATGCGTCTCAATGAATTGAGCCCGGCCCCTGGTTCCAAGCCTGCCGGTAAGCGTGTTGGCCGTGGTATCGGCTCTGGTCTGGGTAAGACTGGTGGTCGTGGTCACAAAGGTCAGAAATCACGTTCAGGCGGCTCTGTAGCACCGGGTTTTGAAGGCGGTCAGATGCCTATGCACCGTCGTCTGCCGAAGTTTGGTTTCGTTTCCCGTAAGGCTCCGTATGTTGCGGAAATCCGTCTGGGCGAACTGGCTCTGGTAGAAGGCGATGTGGTTGACCTGGCTGCTCTGAAAGCGGCAGACGTTATTGGCGAGAAGATTCGTGAAGCTCGCGTAATTCTGTCCGGTGAAGTAACCAAGGCTGTGACCGTAAAAGGTCTGAAAGTTACCCAGGGCGCAAAAGCTGCTATTGAAGCGGCTGGTGGAAAGGTCGAAGACTAA
- the secY gene encoding preprotein translocase subunit SecY has translation MARQGLPQGMQSGLGELWARIRFVLLAIVVYRIGTHIPVPGINPDALARLFEQNQGTILEMFNMFSGGALERMSILALGIMPYISASIIMQLLTAVSPQLEQLKKEGEAGRRKITQYTRYGTVLLATLQAFGVSAGLASQGVTFSASADFYITAVPSFVAGAVFMMWLGEQVTERGIGNGISILIFAGIVAGLPSAVGQAFESARQGDLNILVLLGIAVLATAVVAFVVFVERGQRRITINYAKRQQGRQMFAAQTSHLPLKLNMAGVIPAIFASSLLLFPASLGQWFGQGEEMAWLQDISMALAPSQPLYIVLFAAGIIFFCYFYTALMFNPRDVAENLKKSGAFIPGIRPGIQTANYIDGVLGRLTLFGSLYITAVCLMPEFLIVGFGIPFYFGGTSLLIVVVVVMDFMAQVQSHLMSHQYESLMKKANLKNFGSAR, from the coding sequence ATGGCTAGGCAAGGACTTCCGCAGGGCATGCAAAGTGGATTAGGTGAGCTGTGGGCTCGTATCCGCTTCGTGCTGCTGGCAATTGTGGTATATCGGATCGGCACCCATATTCCGGTGCCGGGAATTAATCCGGATGCATTGGCGCGTTTGTTTGAACAGAACCAGGGCACAATCCTGGAAATGTTTAACATGTTCTCCGGTGGTGCACTGGAGCGCATGAGTATTCTTGCGCTGGGGATCATGCCCTACATCTCTGCATCCATTATCATGCAATTGCTGACTGCGGTAAGTCCTCAGCTCGAGCAGCTGAAGAAAGAAGGCGAAGCCGGTCGCCGTAAAATCACCCAGTACACCCGTTACGGTACCGTACTGTTGGCGACTTTACAGGCGTTCGGCGTCTCGGCTGGCCTGGCCAGTCAGGGCGTTACTTTCTCCGCCAGTGCAGATTTTTACATCACCGCTGTACCGTCCTTCGTGGCCGGTGCCGTGTTTATGATGTGGTTGGGTGAGCAGGTTACCGAGCGTGGTATCGGTAACGGCATCTCCATTCTGATCTTTGCTGGTATTGTTGCCGGGTTGCCGAGTGCAGTCGGTCAGGCTTTTGAATCCGCGCGTCAGGGTGACCTGAATATTCTGGTGCTGCTGGGTATTGCTGTACTGGCGACCGCTGTAGTGGCTTTTGTCGTGTTTGTGGAGCGCGGTCAACGCCGCATCACCATCAACTACGCCAAGCGCCAGCAGGGCCGTCAGATGTTCGCAGCCCAGACCAGTCATCTGCCCCTTAAACTGAATATGGCCGGCGTTATTCCTGCTATTTTCGCGTCCAGCTTACTGTTGTTCCCGGCATCTCTGGGTCAGTGGTTTGGTCAGGGCGAGGAAATGGCCTGGTTGCAGGATATCAGTATGGCTCTGGCTCCCAGTCAGCCGTTGTACATTGTCCTGTTTGCTGCCGGTATCATTTTCTTCTGCTACTTCTACACGGCGTTGATGTTTAACCCGAGAGACGTGGCCGAAAACCTGAAGAAATCCGGAGCATTTATTCCGGGTATCCGTCCAGGCATTCAGACCGCCAATTATATTGATGGTGTGCTGGGTCGTCTGACGCTGTTTGGTTCTCTGTACATCACCGCTGTATGCCTGATGCCGGAGTTTCTGATCGTAGGTTTCGGCATCCCGTTCTACTTCGGTGGTACCTCTCTGCTGATCGTGGTGGTGGTCGTAATGGATTTCATGGCCCAGGTGCAATCACACCTGATGTCTCACCAGTACGAATCGCTGATGAAGAAAGCAAATCTGAAGAATTTTGGCTCAGCTCGCTGA
- the rpmJ gene encoding 50S ribosomal protein L36 yields MKVRASVKKICRECKIIRRNGSVRVICSDPKHKQRQG; encoded by the coding sequence ATGAAAGTACGTGCGTCTGTTAAAAAAATCTGCCGTGAATGCAAAATTATTCGCCGTAACGGTAGTGTGCGCGTGATCTGTTCAGATCCCAAGCACAAGCAACGTCAGGGTTAA
- the rpsM gene encoding 30S ribosomal protein S13: MARIAGVNIPDNKHAVISLTYVYGIGRTTAQQICAATGIAETTKIGELSEELLDVVRNEVAKYTVEGDLRREVQMNIKRLMDMACYRGIRHRRSLPLRGQRTKTNARTRKGPRKPIRK; encoded by the coding sequence ATGGCCCGTATTGCCGGTGTCAATATTCCTGACAACAAGCATGCAGTGATTTCTCTGACCTATGTCTATGGCATTGGTCGTACTACTGCCCAACAGATCTGTGCCGCTACTGGCATCGCTGAGACCACCAAAATTGGTGAGCTGAGCGAAGAACTGCTGGATGTTGTTCGTAACGAAGTAGCTAAGTACACGGTTGAAGGTGATCTGCGCCGCGAAGTGCAGATGAACATCAAGCGTCTGATGGATATGGCTTGCTATCGTGGCATCCGCCACCGTCGCAGCCTGCCGCTTCGTGGTCAGCGTACTAAAACGAATGCCCGTACCCGTAAAGGTCCGCGCAAACCGATCCGTAAGTAA
- the rpsK gene encoding 30S ribosomal protein S11, which translates to MAKPQRSTKKKVKKQVVDGIAHIHASFNNTIVTITDRQGNALSWATAGGSGFRGSRKSTPFAAQVAAERAGEAAKEYGLKNLDVEVKGPGPGRESAVRALNACGYKIANITDVTPIPHNGCRPPKKRRV; encoded by the coding sequence ATGGCTAAGCCACAAAGATCAACCAAGAAGAAGGTTAAAAAGCAGGTAGTGGACGGCATCGCCCACATCCATGCCTCTTTTAACAACACCATTGTGACCATCACCGACCGTCAGGGTAATGCTCTGTCATGGGCAACTGCCGGTGGTTCTGGTTTTCGTGGTTCACGTAAGAGCACTCCTTTCGCCGCTCAGGTCGCTGCAGAGCGTGCCGGTGAAGCCGCAAAAGAGTACGGTCTGAAAAACCTGGACGTGGAAGTTAAAGGTCCTGGTCCGGGTCGTGAGTCCGCAGTCCGCGCTCTGAACGCATGTGGTTATAAGATCGCTAACATCACTGATGTTACCCCGATCCCACATAACGGCTGTCGTCCACCTAAGAAGCGTCGCGTATAA
- the rpsD gene encoding 30S ribosomal protein S4 produces the protein MARYIGPKCKLSRREGTDLFLKSGVRALDTKCKMETKPGVHGAGRGRLSDYGLQLREKQKVRRLYGILEKQFRSYYKEAARRKGATGENLLQLLESRLDNVVYRMGFGSTRAEARQLVSHKAVAVNGKTVNIPSFSIKAGDVVTIREKAKNQDRIKTAMQLAGQRADCAWIDVNAASMEGTFKSAPERADLPAEINENLIVELYSK, from the coding sequence ATGGCACGTTATATTGGTCCTAAGTGCAAGCTGTCCCGTCGTGAAGGAACTGATCTGTTCCTGAAGAGTGGTGTACGCGCACTGGACACTAAATGCAAAATGGAAACCAAACCGGGTGTACACGGTGCTGGTCGCGGTCGTCTGTCAGACTATGGTCTGCAGCTGCGTGAAAAGCAGAAGGTACGTCGTCTGTACGGTATCCTGGAAAAACAATTCCGCAGTTACTACAAAGAAGCCGCACGTCGTAAAGGCGCTACCGGTGAGAACCTGCTGCAACTGCTTGAATCCCGTCTGGATAACGTTGTTTACCGCATGGGCTTTGGTTCTACCCGCGCTGAAGCGCGTCAGCTGGTGTCTCACAAGGCAGTCGCTGTTAACGGTAAAACCGTGAATATTCCTTCTTTCAGCATCAAAGCTGGTGATGTGGTTACTATTCGCGAAAAAGCGAAGAATCAGGACCGTATCAAGACTGCAATGCAACTGGCTGGTCAGCGTGCTGACTGTGCCTGGATTGACGTAAATGCAGCTTCAATGGAAGGCACGTTCAAGTCCGCTCCTGAGCGCGCGGATCTCCCTGCGGAGATCAACGAAAACCTGATCGTGGAACTTTACTCTAAGTAA
- a CDS encoding DNA-directed RNA polymerase subunit alpha — MQRAVNEFLTPRHIQVDEVTKTHAKVTLEPLERGFGHTLGNALRRILLSSMPGAAIVECEIDGVLHEYSAIEGVQEDVIEILLNLKGVAVKLHERDEATLSLAKTGPATVTAADIQLDHGVDIANPDHVIAHLGEGAELKMTLKVASGRGYETVESRNQNDEETKAIGKLQLDATYSPVKRVSYSVDAARVEQRTDLDKLVIDLETNGTIDPEEAIRRSATILQQQLAIFVNLENDEVVEQVREEEEIDPILLRPVDDLELTVRSANCLKAENIYYIGDLIQRTEVELLKTPNLGKKSLTEIKDVLASRGLSLGMHLENWPPASLRNDDKVLA, encoded by the coding sequence ATGCAGCGTGCAGTTAATGAATTTTTGACACCTCGTCACATTCAGGTTGACGAAGTAACCAAAACCCATGCCAAAGTCACTCTGGAGCCGCTTGAGCGTGGCTTCGGTCACACTTTGGGCAACGCATTGCGTCGTATCCTGCTGTCCTCTATGCCGGGTGCCGCGATCGTTGAATGCGAAATTGATGGCGTTCTGCATGAGTACAGCGCGATCGAAGGTGTGCAGGAAGACGTTATTGAAATCCTGCTGAACCTGAAGGGCGTCGCCGTTAAATTGCATGAACGCGACGAAGCCACTCTGAGCCTGGCCAAAACCGGCCCGGCCACTGTGACCGCTGCCGATATTCAACTGGATCACGGTGTAGATATTGCTAATCCGGACCACGTCATTGCCCATCTGGGTGAAGGCGCTGAGCTGAAAATGACCCTGAAAGTCGCTTCCGGTCGTGGCTACGAGACGGTTGAGTCCCGTAATCAGAACGATGAAGAGACCAAGGCGATTGGCAAACTGCAACTCGATGCTACTTACAGCCCGGTTAAACGCGTTTCTTACAGTGTAGATGCTGCACGTGTGGAACAGCGTACTGACCTGGACAAGTTGGTTATCGATCTTGAAACCAACGGTACCATCGATCCGGAAGAAGCTATTCGTCGTTCCGCGACTATCCTGCAGCAGCAGCTGGCTATCTTCGTTAACCTGGAAAACGACGAAGTCGTTGAACAGGTTCGTGAAGAAGAAGAGATTGACCCGATTCTCCTGCGTCCGGTGGACGATCTGGAGCTGACTGTCCGCTCTGCCAACTGCCTGAAAGCAGAAAATATTTACTACATCGGTGACCTGATTCAGCGTACAGAAGTTGAGCTGTTGAAGACACCTAACCTGGGTAAGAAGTCTCTGACTGAAATCAAAGACGTTCTGGCCTCACGCGGACTGTCGTTGGGTATGCACCTGGAAAACTGGCCTCCAGCCAGTCTCCGCAACGACGATAAAGTATTAGCCTGA
- the rplQ gene encoding 50S ribosomal protein L17, producing MRHRKSGRHFNRTSAHRQAMFKNMAVSLFEHEIIKTTLPKAKELRRVAEPLITLAKEDSVANRRLAFARTRSKEAVGKLFTELGPRYQTRPGGYIRIMKCGFRAGDNAPMAYVELVDRPVATAAEDIVEDSAE from the coding sequence ATGCGTCATCGTAAAAGTGGTCGTCACTTCAATCGTACCAGCGCACACCGTCAAGCCATGTTTAAAAACATGGCGGTGAGCCTGTTCGAGCATGAAATTATCAAGACTACTCTGCCAAAGGCGAAAGAGCTGCGTCGCGTAGCTGAGCCGCTGATTACTCTGGCAAAAGAGGATTCAGTTGCTAATCGTCGTCTGGCCTTTGCTCGTACCCGTAGCAAAGAAGCAGTAGGCAAGCTGTTCACTGAACTGGGCCCGCGTTACCAAACCCGTCCGGGTGGCTACATTCGCATTATGAAATGTGGTTTCCGTGCTGGCGATAACGCTCCCATGGCTTATGTGGAACTGGTCGATCGTCCGGTAGCAACTGCTGCTGAAGACATCGTCGAGGACAGCGCTGAGTAA
- a CDS encoding TRAP transporter large permease, whose protein sequence is MSILVPLILLLLALAGAPLFAVIAASAMWGFWQADIDLMTMAINIYQVAEMPVLVAIPLFTFAGYLLGESKAPQRLVRITDALLGWMPGGLAIVALAACAMFTAFTGASGVTIVALGALLVPALHKAGYKESFNLGLVTTSGSLGLLFAPSLPLILYGVVAQQMALETPVSIDDLFLAGLLPGLLMLFALSAYSMWQSRGMQRDQHPFDKAETWAAIKDSAWEIPLPVVVLGGIYSGFFAVSEAAALTAFYVLIVSVVIRREISLAKLPVVMRDSMKLVGAILLILAVSMASTNYMIDAGIPEKIFSFIQQHVSDPLTFLLLLTLFLLVLGMMLDIFSAIVIMIPIILPIAIEYGIHPIHLGILFLANMQLGYFTPPVGMNLFIASFRFNKPVMTLYKATLPFFFILLTTVLIITFWPGLSLALL, encoded by the coding sequence GTGAGCATTCTGGTTCCACTGATCCTATTACTGCTGGCACTGGCCGGTGCACCGCTGTTTGCGGTCATTGCCGCCAGCGCCATGTGGGGCTTCTGGCAAGCCGATATCGATCTGATGACCATGGCCATTAACATTTACCAGGTGGCGGAAATGCCGGTACTGGTGGCCATTCCGCTGTTTACCTTCGCCGGTTATCTGCTGGGTGAAAGCAAGGCGCCCCAACGGCTGGTACGCATTACCGATGCGTTACTGGGCTGGATGCCTGGCGGACTGGCGATTGTGGCACTGGCAGCCTGTGCCATGTTCACTGCCTTTACCGGCGCCTCCGGTGTCACCATCGTCGCACTGGGCGCCCTGCTGGTGCCGGCCCTGCACAAGGCCGGCTATAAAGAGTCGTTCAATCTGGGCCTGGTCACCACTTCCGGCAGTCTGGGCTTACTGTTTGCACCATCGTTGCCACTGATCCTGTACGGTGTGGTCGCGCAACAAATGGCTCTGGAAACCCCGGTCAGTATTGATGACCTGTTCCTCGCCGGCCTGCTGCCTGGCCTGCTGATGCTGTTTGCCTTATCGGCCTACAGCATGTGGCAGTCGCGCGGTATGCAGCGCGATCAACATCCGTTTGATAAAGCCGAAACCTGGGCTGCCATTAAGGACAGTGCCTGGGAAATCCCGTTACCCGTGGTGGTATTGGGCGGTATTTACAGTGGCTTCTTTGCCGTCTCGGAAGCGGCCGCTTTAACCGCATTTTATGTACTGATCGTCAGTGTGGTTATCCGGCGGGAAATCAGCCTGGCAAAGCTGCCGGTGGTGATGCGTGATTCAATGAAGCTGGTCGGTGCCATCCTGCTGATTCTGGCTGTCTCTATGGCGTCCACCAATTACATGATTGATGCCGGTATTCCGGAAAAAATCTTCAGCTTTATCCAGCAACACGTCAGTGACCCGCTAACGTTTCTGCTGCTGTTAACCTTATTCCTGCTGGTACTGGGCATGATGCTGGATATCTTTTCCGCCATCGTCATTATGATCCCGATTATTCTGCCCATTGCCATTGAGTACGGCATCCACCCTATCCATCTGGGTATTCTGTTCCTGGCCAATATGCAGTTGGGTTACTTCACACCGCCGGTAGGCATGAACCTGTTTATTGCCAGCTTCCGCTTTAATAAACCGGTTATGACCCTGTATAAGGCCACCCTGCCGTTCTTCTTTATTTTGCTGACGACAGTACTGATTATTACCTTCTGGCCGGGTCTGAGCCTGGCCCTGCTGTAA